TTCTCATAAAGGGAGAGAATTAAAAACCGAGGGAAAGTTCCACCAAAGTTATTTGGCTTTGATGTCTCCACATGTCATGGTACATTAGTGTTGCAACACACGCCCCTCCTTTTGTTGCGTAATGTCACATGAAGAcctttttcctgaattttttttttctcctttagttTCCTAAAATGGATATCCTTCCTGCTTTGTGATTTCCCAATACATAATGTGTCTAAGTTTCAGTGATGATTCTGCAACTGAGATTTTTCCATTAGGACCCTGCAAAGAGATgtactttctgtgtttttttttgttttttttcccctccacaTGCCATTATAATGACAATACAGCTACAGAGGCTTGAATTAGTTCAGGGAAAGATCAATATGGAGACTGTACAGTAATGAAGTGATATATAAggagaaaagcaaaaatgttgggaatttttcataaagcaatagCCAAATGTAACCACATACAACCGGAATCTAGCACACCTTTAAAATCTTGTGGTGACTGTCAAGATTTGCTTGGGTAATATGTGATGATATATTTGCTAAGTACTAGCTGGTAGTGCTCTGTTTCTAGCCATGGCATTCTTTTGTAGTATTCCCCTGCTACTAGCTTTGGGTAGAAACTCCAGGGAGATCATCAACATTGTAGTTTGTCAGCTTAGCTTTGTTTTTATAGTCTTGGCACTTTTTTGGTAGATAAGCTTTGGTCGCCTTTTTAAACCTGGTTTCTGGGGTTTTCTATTATTTGCACCACTATTCTTGTTTTGTCTGTAACAGTTGATAAAATTCAAAATGAATCCCTTTCAAGTGCTTGTTGTGAAACAAATATCCTGGTTGCTAACTTCCACTTGTTTTtaaggggtgtgtgtgtgtgtgtatatacacccTTAAAGCTTTGTATGTAATCGATCACCTGAACCTATACAACTGTGTTCCCTTCACTCATCAACAATTATTTGAGGAAAATTGTTAAATTTTGAACTGTGGCACAATTGTCAGTGTTTAAACGCTTTTGGGTAGGCTGCTCTTTTAGGAAGCAATGAGGTATGGATTCTACAATGGGTTTGACATGTGCTCCTAATAGGGGGAAGGAACATAAATTGGAGCAGTTCAAAACAAAAGTCAGTCCGGCAGTTCAGAAAGACTAAGGTTTATAGATTGAAGCCCCAATACTGTTTTTTGGTTCTGTTCTCCCTAAATTTGCATATAAATGACTCTGCAGTTTTAAGGTAGGAAagtgttccactttaaacataattttaggATTAAATTACCATATTCTCAACACAACTAGTGCAGGCCTTTAGTTTGATTTAGCATTGGCTTTATAATTAATTGGCTGTTTTGAGCACAGTTGACCACCTGTAGCTCTGGTAAGCTACTAGCTATCATGCATTCATGCTCTAGTTATATTATAGTCACATGAATATTGCATCATGTGTACAAGTATCCAAAGCGTTGGGTTGAAGTGGAGTTTTACCATCTagggcacagacagaaaaaaatgctaactGGTTCTGAacctcctttttttatattttataaataaaatgtcctTTTGGCTAAAGATCAAACTCCTCATATTATAATTCATTGTCCAAACACAGGAGGGGCAGTCGTGTACCTATACACCCTCCCAATGACTAATGATTACTGCATAAGTCAATAATGTGCAGTACTGGCAACAAGTAAGATTTTAATAAAGACATTGGTTGTGTGTTCCTCCTCACTTAGTAATTTTACATGTGCATGACACATCCTTTTGAACACAGAACAGCTGCAGTACTGTTCATCCAGAGCCTATGGTAAATGTTTTGAAGTGCTTCCTGAAGGCCTTTGTTCTCTCTTCACATAGAGTAGTTCTGTATGCGGCACCAATGTTCCAGGTGCCTCTACATGTAAGGTAAacaacgtgtgtgtgtgtgtgtacctaTTATGTGTTCATGCTTCACATCCTGACCACGTCATTCCTTAAGACTATGAAGATTCTTGTTTTTATACACTTGTCAGTATATTTCTTTACTTAACAAGGCTTGACTTTCTGCTTGAACTACATCTTTAAGTTGAAAAATGACTGCATTTTAAAGTGTTACTCCTGCTATAACATTTTTAGTTCTGTATAGAACAAGTCTACAGTGTCAAGTTCTCACACTCCACTTGATTACTTCTCCCTAAAGCTAAACTCTCCTCTCCCCGAACACAAGTTGTATTTCATAAGTAGTAGCAAAGACACTTGTCTGTGTAGAACAATCTTCTGGGGGCTGTATTCActaatgtttcaagtacctactGCTTGGGTTTAAAGCTTCTATGTTGTCCCCCCGACTGTTCCTCTTGGGGTTGAAAATCTGCAGCATCAATACACATGGTGTGCGGTCTGTGTTATCATTGGTATAAATTTGCCCTTTTTCGTAATTTGCATGGGATGATGCACTGAATTGGGAACTAACctgatttttgtgtttaggtCCTTGGAGTATAATCTTGGTAACTTGCATAAATCCATACAAAGCCAATAAAGTTGACCAAGAAAAAAATTCTACACAACCTAAATTTAGTATATTTAACCCTATGTGCAAAAAGATTTGATTGACCCAGAGACATTTGCAGACTGCATGGCCAGGTTACTCTATTTGTCTTTAGGAAATGCAGCTAGGTGCCATGCCTTAGTCTGACTGGAAATTAAAGTGCATCAGCATAAGGAAAATCTTCAGCCTGCTAACAAATTGTATGTGATTCAGTTGGGtctgttaaaataaatcaaattcaaAGTTTATAAAGGTATACATCAAGTTTCAGTTTATGCCCTAGAACACAAACTTAAATCGGTCaggtaatataaaaatatcatgACAAGTATACCCCCTCTGTTTAGTAGCTTTTCTCCTAAAGGCGTTTAGGCAGATATCTGACTGCCATTCCTAGTTACTCCCTGCCTTTGCTGGTTGGGAGGTGGTCATAGACTAGACATGGTTGGAAGCTCAACTTTAAGATTAGTACTTCTGAAAAAACCTATAGTGAAGAACATTTTTGAGTACAATTGCTGAcatcttctgaaaatactagttcctGGCTGTCTTGTTGATCCTTAGCACACGGGACGAGTATGCATATGAAAGTGATGtttgatctgcatgcttgttttctgttttgtttattatatttgtataatatgatATTATTGCACATATGAAAATCCTACATGAGTTACATAAAGTAGCAGGTATCTTATTTCCTtttgatatggggggggggggtataattACCTTAATGAAAGTTTCACAACCTGTTAGACATGTTTTAACTGTTAATATCCTTTTTTAGGTGTGCGTTGTTTCAACAGGTGTTTGTCATGTGTTCTGACTTCATGTATCATTTGCAGGTCTGATTGCTTTACTTGATTGGCTGATTTAGGATTGGAACATATCCTATTCCTGTGAAAACCTAGCGCAAGACAAATGCTATCTTTAGTGTCATTCTGTATATGGCTGCTAATATTTACCAATAGACTAAGGTTAAGTACACACATTatatttttgtcgttggaaacaatttttaaagATCATTTCGAATCATCTTTCAGTCTTGACATTGATCGAGcactgtacatagagcaccgttctgctcaatagggaggggagagaacgagggagcggcaccccactgtgctctcctcccctCATGTTGCATGGAAGTCGTTCGTTCCTCTTCTCTTATTCATGGATCTTTGAACAATGTACAGCCTCTGTATGTGTCAAATTCTCGTCCAGGACATAACATTGTGGCTCGTATCGGCCAAGAATCATCCAACGTGTCTAAAGCCCTATTCCCCTGCATACTCCTAGTTAAGATCAGCTAGATACTAATGTTTAGCTCCTGGTTGAGGTGAGCGAAACTTTGTGAACAAGATTGTTCCTTTTCTACATAATCCCTCGGGGCTTTGTTTATATGAAGATTGGTGCTATTGGTGTGCAAATGACTTGACATTGTAATTGGGAACCTCTGCATAATCCAAGGTCTAAGTAAATAACTGATTTCTTAGTGATATGCACAGTCAATAGTATAGAGGTCAGGCAATGAGAGGATTTAAACTGCAGACATTTATTATGCAGTATTCTACTTGTGTTATTTCCTGTTTTAGAAAAGACCAAACTAGGTGTTGTATGTCCAGTGGTAAATTTAACCCCAAGATGATGGATGAAAGTTCACTGGTTGACGAGCGAAGTTATGcgtatgttcaaaaaaaaaaaatattttttttttttccagttgtagTTCGGATTTGGTTTAAATTGCTACTACATTTGCTTAAATCTCCCCATTACTTATTCTGTACATGTATTGTATGGTCAAACAGTATTACCTCAGACCAAATATAGACCTGTATGGTacagcagacaaaaaaaatcctaaaacccTAAACTATGCAGGGTAAATTGTATAATTATTACTACTTTcacaagaccccccccccctaacaGGATGGAATCTCTCTCCTCCATGAAGTTTGATTAATtcttaagaggctatttcctgtcTATCATACCATAGATTGAGGGTCAGGAGCACGTTTCTGACTTCAGTACTGTGATCTATGTATAACAAAAAGAAAGTCACCACCTACTATTTCTGTTCTCTtggcagttaggttaaatggttACATTAGGGATCTTGACACCTCTGCCATACTAAGGAAAGGGCGGGAGGGTACTTCTCATATGCAAATAACTATTCAGAGCCtcctttctttttcattaaaacttAATGTACAACACCTTTCTCTGTCTAGTCCTAAGTCGTTTGCATTTAGTCTTCATGTTCCTGTTTTCTGACTACTTGagaaaattagattttgtttttgttattcctGTCAAAGAGCAACTAAAGccaaaaagtgcttaaaacaaaaaatagacttGCCTTCAATCACACAGAGCAGTcagatccatctggaggtctcttccgtTGAGTCCAGGCGTCCGTCTGCAAACCGACgcaccaggcactgccatcttcatctcttcttcctacgtcacctgacccaggtgtgagatcctGTGACATAGATTGTAAAACataacttcccccccccccgaaaaggctttctgcgcatgcccaagatgctaaGGCATGCGAAGGAGCACCCAGGATGCCGGACATAAGTATTCTGGGAGACTTTTCACTTCCATTCATtttcgatcacctaggcaatcgagaattagggggcggtgctgcttttccattttttctattttacctccttaatctaaaactttttatggcgtatgaaaaatacatttttatgttcagaTTTCATTTTTCAATCTGAATGACTGACTGTCGACTGCTAAATGGCAAAACTGACTTGGATCAGCCTGAGAAATACTGTTAAGATGACAGTGGATTGACCAGATTAGGGAAAACTGGACAACTcaattgtctttcttttttttgagtCCTTCTCATGTGGGTCCTgtagtttgtattattttgcacCCATTTGTTTGTGCTCTTTTTCTGTAATTGCATGGGTGTAATTTTCTAtccttattacattttattgcttgcaaggatgtgttaaaaaaaaaaaaaataataaaaaataatcggCAGCTTGGTTAGTTCATTTGTAGGTAACCAAAGTTGTCCTAACTGTTAGTTGTAGAGGAGTTGCAGTGAGCCCAGATTTTCCCTCTCCCCCCACTTGAATGTTTTGCATACTTCAACTGTGTTTTCAATCAAGTTTGACCAGTAGGATTCCTTGAGAAGAAAAAATTGAAACCCCAGCATTGCAAACCATATAAATAAAGCTAGAGTACATACTTCTGGCATGGGATAGTGTATGATTTGTTAACAAGGAATGAATGCACAGATTTTCAAACAAATCTGTTTCATCTGTAATGTTTCTAACCAATAAAAggaaatctaatttttatttccatattacCTTTTAATGATGTGTAATGTATAATCCAGAAGAAAATGTAAGAGTCCAGTGTTTAGTTTCCTCTTTGCAGTACTAATATTTTGCACGGTGGTGTCCCAGGGACTGACCTTGTTAGCTGAGTACATTTTATCTTGTGTTCTAGTTAAAAATTATTCATATTGATTAATATATGCCACAGAAAAGGCACTTAgagtcaggaaaaaaaagtaaaacaattagacaATGCATATTGCAAGAACACATAGCAAAGCTGCAGATCTGTTAAATGATAACCTTGTTTTTTATTCCATATGAAAAGTTAACTTGTATAATTTATTCTTGTGAATACCTTTTTGTACATATATGTAGCTCTTTCAAGGGCATTATCATATAGGTTATGTTTTAACAGCCTGGCAAGGAACTTTCATTGAGTTTTATGTGTCGGTCTTGCCATTTCGTAACAAACTTCTTTGACCTATTCATGCACAGAAACACTTTTTATACAACTGTTTCTTTGCTTGTATTTCTTCTTGTCCTAACCCTCCTTACATAGTAATGTCCTTTTGTGTCATACTTTTAACATTCTCACCAGCTCGTTGTACCTTTTTTACAGAGAACATATGTTAGGCGTATTCCTGTAAATCAGGTGTGGTTGTAACTTCTATACCAACctgtttttaattattgaaatatGTCTCCTTGAGAAAGGAGTGCTGTATATGCTGACAATTTTTAACTATTTTCCTGCCAATCCTAAAGGTATAGGTTCATTTGTATTGTAGAATGGTGTTGTGGTGACTTTATTGGCttatcaaaataaatgtgaaaatgtgtagtGCACATCCCTTCCAGGATGTGCATTTAGTAATATTGGTCTAGTTGAAAATGGTCTATAAATTGATCCAGGCTGAAATTTGCAATGAAGATGGTTGCTATGGATTAGAACTTTGAATTATTGACAGGTTTTATGGGCAGTTACTACATTTTAGATCAACAGGAACTATGGTGTTAATCTCCTTGGATCTTGCTGCTCATTTGATTGTCACTTTAATTTCATATCCGTAAGGGATTATATGCATTTTGATTGGCCCTCACAGTGACTTGAGATAGTCACAGTTTGAGCCACTCCTGTGGTCTTTGTAGTTGGGAATGAGcaactataaatattttgtagaaCCTTCATGATTAATTTGAGTAGTATTATTCATCTAATGTAAATGTCTGTGATTTCCTGCCATACTACATTAACAATTTACCTGTgtagcatatatttatttatttttaccttctaATGCAGATAAGAGAAACTGAGACAATGGACCCTAATGGCATGTTTGGTGATCTCATGGAGTCCTCTGGGTCTTTACCTGATGATGAGGATTTGGATGACTATTATGATGACCTAGATTCAGATGATGAAGGCTCTGGCTCTGGAGGTAAAATTTGTCTTAATTTGAAAGGGTTGAAGGGGTGTTCACAAAAAACACAATGTGGTAAAATATAGAACCATCTAAATGGTGGTTTTAGTTAGGTGAAATATACTTGCACAGAATGTATGTTGTGGGtacttttatttgtttctatatatttctgCTGCCTACAAGACATGTTGAAACAGTTGCCACATAAATGCATAGAAAGATAAACAAGGTGTGGTTAAAAAGACTTGGAAAAACAAGATTTAGTACACTGACGCTTTTGTTCTTTGCAAACATGAAGTCTTCTGAAATGGTTTGGGATATCAATAGCAGTAAGGCTAAATTGTACGTTGCTATCAAGTTAAATGTTAAAACTATACCTCCACTTGTCATTCCACCCTTTTAATAAAGCATATGCTTTTAAAAGGAGGGCAATGTGGGGAGCTacacaaaatgtatgaatttagaaTGGTTAAAACATTGTGTACAGCTTTCATTGGCCGCCAGCATTACTGCGGAGTTTAGGATATGAGagaaaaaaattagcattttcatttttatgatttggGTAATGGTTATCTTCTTTGAGATTCCCTTAACATACCTTATTGGATATGTGGTGCTTCTACTAGAAAAAGCTACTGAACATGTTTATTAATCCATTTGCCATATGTGGGTTTAACATTGTCCATCTGATTTACTCCTTTTGATCATGATCTGTGTACTTCACTACCCTTTTTGGTTTTATGAACATGCCTTTTGAAATCTATATTGATATTTGATCTCAATCTGCTTTTCCCCTTTGCAGATGAAATGGATGACCTGGAATCAACTCTGGACACACCCACTGTGAGTATTGAATTCAGAATGTAATGCTGTCTCATTCTGATCCTTTCCATAGGGGTTTTGGCACTATTCCCTATGTGCTTTGTGTTTAGGGTTTTTCATTCATAAGCTAGTTTATGTTGCAGAAATTCTTTTGAACATAAAACTAAGCAAAAGATCCAACTAGACTCCCTTTTgaagattggggggggggggggtaaatagacaacagcaacaatgaggggtatgTATGGGGGATGTAGCTATGTATTGAATCTTCAGTTGAAATTAAGGAAATTAATGCAGCTTTCTCCAGCTAAAAGGAATATTATGAGGCTTGCACAGCTACACTGCTCTTGTATTTCAGCCTACTTGTATTTCAGCCTACCATAGTTAAGGTACAAAgcaaaaagaatgcaaaatttGCATTAGCAAAGAAGATATAAAGATGCATGCCCATACTTGGGTTTCCATGGGAAAAGTGGGCTCGTTCCCAGTTTGTGTATGGTTCTTTGTTAATACCATAGTTAAGAACATATGAGTTTCTACTGAGACATCTTGTAGTGGCAGATAAAGCATAATGTGTGCCTTTCCACAGAGCATTTTCTATTATAAACATACTATGTAAGGTGTATTTTAAGTGTAATTATCAAACTTCCCCCCCTTCTTTATCAGCTGCAGACTACTATGGATAACAAAATTCCAGAAGACGACATTCATAATCCAAAGAACGGCATTGATGTTCTCCAAATTGAAAATGACATATTGCCCAAAAAAACGGGCTTGTCTAATGGAGTTGAACCTTCAAATGAAATCTCCATGGCGAGTACTGCTAACGGCTTCTTTAgcaagactgaagttatagtTGGTAGGTTATTTATTAACCCTTCctaattttttgtgtatataattatattttcaagGTTTGTTCCTGTTTTGTGTATTAAGACAGTGCTGCCAAATTATTCTGAGCAGTAATATTTTCATTGATTGTAAGGAAGGAACAGCAATTGTGTGTTCTACTTTATATGGGTAATTTCCTTCCAAATACAATAATAGTTGGTGGAGGAAGTGTACAAAGCAAATCTTTGTGTTTGTGACAAATTAAAGTCTACTATTGTCCTCTATGAAGACTGTTATCAAGGAACAAAACAGCCTGTATTGTGGTCTTCAGTTGCCGTGGCTGTTTAGCTGTAAATTTGGTAGTCCTAGAAGCTGACCCTTCTATACAAACGGCTGGATGTGTGATCATTCAAGAGGGGCTGTGGTGGCTGAAGCAGGGGGTGTACTTGCATCACTGCTTTCTCGctttatattcattaaaatagGAGTGTACTTGGTACATATCCACATGAAGTAGGCATCTTGTACATGTTTGTTTTGAGAGGGAATGTAGTCCAAGAATGTTTACTCATTTAAAACCTTATCAAAATCAATGTCAGATAATTCTGCTGTTATAAAAGTATACCTTTTACTAGACATTGACACATTTTGTCTATGTATTAagctcttgtgttttttttttttttttttttttctattacagctCTTGTTGCTGGTGCTCTCGTTGGCCTTCTGTTCGCcatctttattattgttttgttggtCATGCGCATTAGAAGGCACAAAGGTGACCTCACATATGATACAGTCAAAAAGCCAATTTACAAGAAGGCATCCACAGTTGAGGCATAGATGACTTGCAAAAGCTTTTGACTTGTTAACTTCTCAAAATGCATTATGGACCCAAGAAACACCttttgtataaaaatgcattCCTATTACTGCTATCAGgagattttgtttgttttgttgtgtttttattttttttttatttttttttttttttaagaaatctgttatCTTACACAGTTACCATATATTGAAACCATGCAAAATAAGCTGTTTTGCTCTCTAAAGCTACAATGGTTGCTAAAGTTTCTGGACTTGTATACTTTCAGATGATGTAAAATGAGAACTTTTTGCAGGGGAGGTTGATAAATTAAGGTACACTACATAAAAAAGATGGACCTCATTATACATAAACACTaatgcacatactgtatatttaattatgtttCACTGAGACTACACTGCAGTTTATTTCTACGATAAGCAAGttgttaaaatgtgtttgcatttttattcCCTTCACGAAAAGCCTTTCCAACCAAGATTGGAAATTATTTATAATCGCATCTAGGTTTTGGGCTATTGACTGGCCCTTGGAAGCAAGGCCAATTATAGAGATTGGAACTAATGTGATTATGTGTTGTGCATGCTGCTACAGGGGAGGGCCCTGCTTTCTGGGTTGTCGGGAATGACGTCCTAAATTACTTGTGGGAATAAC
This Pyxicephalus adspersus chromosome 6, UCB_Pads_2.0, whole genome shotgun sequence DNA region includes the following protein-coding sequences:
- the LOC140333338 gene encoding syndecan-4-like — its product is MKSSVLAFLALLICATAAESIRETETMDPNGMFGDLMESSGSLPDDEDLDDYYDDLDSDDEGSGSGDEMDDLESTLDTPTLQTTMDNKIPEDDIHNPKNGIDVLQIENDILPKKTGLSNGVEPSNEISMASTANGFFSKTEVIVALVAGALVGLLFAIFIIVLLVMRIRRHKGDLTYDTVKKPIYKKASTVEA